A portion of the Rubeoparvulum massiliense genome contains these proteins:
- the racE gene encoding glutamate racemase encodes MEGKRIGILDSGVGGLTVVREVFRQLPKERVVYFGDNARCPYGPRPGDEVRDFTLQMAEYLLQYDLKMLVIACNTATALALDYVKDRLPVPVIGVIGPGSRAAIKATAHGRIGIIGTINTVNSEAYPQHIHKINPSHYVKSLACPTLVPLVEQGGYKKEEALEEVRTALQSLQGENLDTLILGCTHYPLLQPVIHQIMGEQVTLIDSAEETAREISTVLYQLNQLEEAERNDSHLFFTSGDPKDFEEIAVDWLGTSVIVKHHHF; translated from the coding sequence ATGGAAGGAAAACGAATTGGTATTTTAGATTCTGGCGTGGGAGGTCTAACGGTTGTTCGTGAGGTATTTCGACAGCTGCCGAAGGAGAGGGTTGTTTATTTCGGTGACAATGCCCGCTGTCCCTATGGCCCGCGACCAGGTGATGAAGTGCGTGACTTCACATTACAAATGGCAGAATATCTCTTGCAATATGATCTCAAGATGTTAGTAATCGCTTGTAATACAGCGACTGCACTTGCATTGGACTATGTAAAGGATCGCTTACCTGTTCCAGTCATCGGGGTAATTGGACCTGGTTCACGGGCAGCTATTAAGGCGACGGCTCATGGACGTATTGGGATTATCGGGACCATCAATACCGTTAACAGTGAAGCGTATCCCCAACATATTCACAAGATTAATCCTTCTCACTATGTAAAAAGCTTAGCCTGCCCCACCTTGGTTCCTCTCGTGGAGCAAGGTGGCTATAAGAAGGAGGAGGCATTGGAGGAAGTGCGTACAGCGCTTCAGTCCCTCCAAGGAGAAAATCTGGACACATTGATTCTTGGTTGCACCCATTATCCATTATTACAGCCTGTCATTCATCAGATTATGGGTGAGCAGGTGACGTTGATCGACTCTGCAGAAGAGACTGCTCGAGAGATCAGTACCGTTCTGTATCAACTCAATCAATTGGAAGAGGCTGAACGGAATGATTCCCATCTTTTCTTTACCAGTGGAGACCCGAAGGATTTTGAAGAGATTGCTGTGGATTGGCTAGGAACCTCTGTCATTGTCAAGCATCATCATTTTTGA
- a CDS encoding GerMN domain-containing protein, producing the protein MQQKRRLLSIILLIMLVTLSACGWTSSGGDTSLDPPQIDYTVMDPMGDQTANSPDKQEEQTGNLLNQANKLESNMVQSTLYLLDQNGFVTPVTKELPFSESVAQQVLEHMIAGGPVESMIPVGFQALLPAGTKVQSIDIQQGVATVDFSKEFTQYAPGDELKILQGITWALTEFPTVNEVVIWVNGERLEQMPVALTPIPKPLNRAMGINVEMGRYTTVGHTMPVTLYFTATSPNGVDYHVPVTRLVQGEQDVVMATVVELIKGPDRSSKLVSPILPSTKLIHAEVNEEQQSIVANFDPTILGWGEEQMMSRQVYESIVLSLLETTSMGKVQVLVNGSADYATDSNQSSQLAEKPIRINRISF; encoded by the coding sequence ATGCAGCAGAAGCGAAGACTCCTATCCATCATTTTGCTGATCATGCTTGTCACATTATCGGCTTGTGGCTGGACTAGTTCAGGAGGAGATACATCCCTTGATCCACCCCAGATTGACTATACGGTGATGGATCCCATGGGAGATCAAACAGCCAATTCCCCAGATAAGCAAGAAGAACAAACAGGGAACTTGCTGAACCAAGCGAACAAATTAGAGAGTAATATGGTTCAGAGTACGCTCTATCTCCTTGATCAAAATGGTTTCGTTACACCTGTAACGAAAGAGCTTCCATTTTCCGAGTCTGTGGCTCAACAAGTATTAGAGCATATGATTGCAGGTGGCCCAGTAGAGTCGATGATTCCTGTTGGATTTCAGGCATTGCTTCCTGCAGGAACGAAGGTCCAAAGCATTGATATTCAGCAAGGTGTCGCTACCGTGGATTTTTCCAAGGAATTTACCCAGTACGCCCCTGGAGATGAACTCAAGATTCTTCAAGGTATCACATGGGCTCTGACAGAATTTCCTACGGTCAATGAAGTGGTCATCTGGGTAAATGGTGAGCGCTTAGAACAGATGCCTGTAGCTCTGACCCCCATACCAAAGCCGCTAAATCGAGCTATGGGTATAAATGTAGAGATGGGGCGTTATACTACCGTTGGTCACACCATGCCAGTTACCCTTTACTTTACAGCGACCTCTCCGAATGGCGTGGATTATCATGTACCTGTAACACGACTGGTGCAGGGAGAGCAAGATGTGGTCATGGCTACAGTGGTTGAACTGATTAAGGGACCAGATCGCTCTAGTAAGCTAGTCAGTCCCATTCTACCCTCCACCAAGCTGATCCATGCTGAAGTGAATGAAGAGCAGCAGAGCATTGTGGCGAACTTTGATCCTACCATTCTTGGTTGGGGAGAAGAACAAATGATGAGCCGTCAGGTCTATGAAAGCATTGTTTTATCCCTACTGGAAACCACGAGTATGGGTAAGGTGCAGGTATTGGTGAACGGAAGTGCTGATTATGCTACAGATAGCAATCAATCATCCCAATTAGCAGAAAAGCCAATCCGAATCAATCGTATCTCCTTTTAG
- a CDS encoding MarR family winged helix-turn-helix transcriptional regulator translates to MSNITEEEVVELERLLRHISGIIKRKGREILNDFPITPPQFIALQWLDELGDTTIGDLSNKMYLAFSTTTDLIDRMEKNELVQRIRDEKDRRVVRIHLLPKGNEIIHQVLQARQAYLKGILQHFDRSEVDRLQVTLTQLYEEMSRE, encoded by the coding sequence ATGAGCAATATAACAGAAGAAGAAGTGGTAGAATTAGAACGCTTGCTTCGTCATATCAGTGGCATAATCAAACGCAAGGGGCGGGAGATCCTCAATGACTTTCCCATTACTCCTCCACAGTTTATTGCTCTGCAATGGTTGGATGAATTGGGTGATACAACTATCGGGGATCTAAGCAATAAGATGTATTTGGCTTTTAGTACCACTACTGATCTCATCGATCGAATGGAGAAGAATGAATTGGTACAACGAATCCGTGATGAGAAAGATCGACGGGTAGTGCGCATACATCTTTTACCCAAGGGTAATGAAATCATCCATCAGGTTTTACAGGCTCGTCAAGCATATTTGAAAGGGATCCTCCAGCATTTTGATCGAAGTGAGGTAGACCGACTCCAAGTGACACTTACGCAACTATATGAAGAAATGTCGAGGGAATAA